One genomic segment of Penaeus chinensis breed Huanghai No. 1 chromosome 24, ASM1920278v2, whole genome shotgun sequence includes these proteins:
- the LOC125037979 gene encoding putative per-hexamer repeat protein 5, with translation MELLVLFFLVIVGAIAKPQGYNLTPPSGPSLLPRRCSNGQVLHVDGRCVTPRVNRRVFLYNVPKVPASTGPPPFIPAPTVETNLLFIRTPEGGQGPDPIVVPPPQREHIVYVLNQQSEEVQKVIEVPAAPPSDPEVYFVNYAEGENPTLPSGVDLQTALDAASAGSGQLVGGSESTSGFGAGSRIAGVNGFGAGSGIAGVNGFGVGSGLGSSSGIGSATSGGLGVLNGFGSSSGTGSGSVFGGSTGLGSSDSFGSIGFESSNGVGGINGFDIDSGFGISSSFGIGSEFISSSVEGNNDEFRTSGVGINSISSDEHTSTLPLEKRTDSTKYGSRSSTGSQAHGSHELAKVVALLITTQPDR, from the exons ATGGAACTTCTG GTTCTATTTTTTCTTGTGATAGTGGGGGCCATCGCCAAGCCCCAGGGTTACAATCTAACACCCCCTTCTGGACCATCTTTACTCCCACGAAGATGCAGCAACGGACAGGTGTTACATGTGGACGGCAGGTGCGTTACTCCAAGAGTCAACCGTCGTGTATTCTTGTATAATGTTCCGAAGGTTCCAGCGTCAACAGGTCCTCCACCTTTTATCCCTGCACCAACCGTGGAGACCAACCTGCTGTTCATCCGAACTCCTGAAGGAGGACAAGGACCAGATCCCATCGTTGTACCTCCTCCGCAAAGGGAACATATCGTATACGTCCTGAATCAACAATCTGAAGAAGTTCAAAAGGTGATTGAAGTTCCTGCAGCGCCACCATCTGACCCAGAGGTTTACTTCGTTAACTACGCAGAAGGAGAAAACCCAACTCTTCCAAGCGGAGTGGATCTGCAAACTGCCTTGGATGCGGCTTCGGCTGGCAGTGGTCAGTTGGTTGGGGGCTCTGAGAGTACCAGTGGTTTCGGAGCTGGCAGTAGGATCGCAGGCGTTAATGGCTTCGGAGCTGGCAGTGGTATCGCAGGAGTTAACGGCTTCGGAGTCGGCAGTGGTCTCGGAAGCAGCAGTGGTATCGGAAGTGCTACTAGCGGTGGCTTAGGAGTTTTGAATGGTTTTGGAAGCAGTAGTGGAACAGGATCTGGAAGTGTTTTCGGAGGCAGCACCGGTTTAGGAAGCAGCGATAGTTTTGGAAGCATTGGTTTCGAAAGCAGCAATGGTGTTGGAGGTATCAATGGTTTCGACATTGATAGTGGTTTCGGAATCAGTAGTAGTTTTGGAATCGGTAGTGAATTTATTTCTAGCAGTGTTGAAGGAAATAATGACGAGTTTAGAACCAGTGGTGTTGGAATCAATAGCATTTCGAGCGATGAACATACTTCAACTCTCCCAC TGGAAAAGCGAACAGATTCTACAAAGTATGGCTCGCGATCCAGTACTGGATCGCAAGctcatg